A window of Adhaeribacter arboris genomic DNA:
CAACAAATTCCGGACGTCTTTTACGGAACCTAAATGAAACTGCGCTACTGACCTTTGCGATCCAACCTTTATGGTAAAAGTACCCCGGGGCATCAACCGGAACATATCTTCGTCGGTCCGGTCGTCGCCGATGGCCATAATAAAATCCGAAGGATACATTTCGAGCCAGCGAGTGGCGGCCAAACCTTTATTTACTTCTAAATTTTTAATTTCTACAATTTTGTTTCCTTCCATTACCTGGAGGTTAATATTAGAAGCAATGTAACCCAAGTGATGTATTAAATCGCGGGACCGCAACTTACCTAAGCCACTAGGCACGCGCCGGTAATGCCATACCAAAGAATAATCTTTTTCTTCGATAAAAGAACCGGCCGTCCGGTTCACGTAAGCCTCCATGATGGGCCGCACCTCCCGTTTCCAATCGTTTTTTAAGGTAAGAATGGTTTCCCAGTTTACTTCCCGGCGTTTCAGCCACACGCCGTGTTCGGCAATTAAATCTACGGGTAAGTGTCCGAGCCAATTTTCTAAGGTTTGCCGGTCGCGGCCACTGATAATAACCACCCGGTTGCAATTATCGGCGGTAAGCTGCTCTAAAATAGTAAGCAATTCCTGGTCAGGGCCGGCTTTACGCGGATCTTTCGTAAACGGCGCCAGGGTACCATCGTAATCGAGAAAAATCAGGCGCGGAGTTTTTTTCCGGTATTGCTGCTTTAAGTTATCAAGAGCTTCTCCCGTTAAAGGATCGGTAGTGTAAGATTGTTGTTTGATTTTTACGTAACTCAAGCGGTCCATAAATACTTTTACCCATTGGTGAATATCATACGTTTTAATTAAGGCTTGCATCGCACTCATTTGCGTGATCTGCTCTTCTTCCGGCAAGATCAGTGCTTCGTGTATGGCCTCGGCCATCTGGCCTATGTTATTAGGATTTATCTGGATAGCATCGGCTAACTCTTGCGCGGCGCCAGCCATTTCGCTCAAAATTAAAACGCCTTTCTGGTCGTACTTAGAAGCAATGTATTCTTTACTCACCAGGTTCATGCCATCGCGCATTGGGGTAACCAAACCCACATCGGCTAAGCGGTAAAAGGCCGATATTTCGGGCAAAGGAAAAGACCGGTAAAAATACTGAATCGGATTCCAGCTAATGGTACGATGCGAACTGTTTATCCGCCCTACTAATTCATCTATTTCTTCTTTCAGGCGTTTGTATTTCTCAACGGTATCCCGCGAAGGCACCACAATCATAACGAGCGATACTTTTTCCTTAAACTCGGGATAACGTTTTAAGAACATCTCAAAGGCATACAAACGATTCGGAATACCTTTAGAATAATCCAGCCGGTCGATGGATATAATAATGCGGGGCGTGCCTATCGCCGTCCGATATTTTTCCGCTATCCGAATGGTTTCCTCCTCAGATGCCAACGTAGCGTATTTTTCGTAATCAATCCCCATCGGGAAAGCATCTATCAACACGGCTCGCTGGCCGGTATCAATTAACCCATGTAAGTTAGCGAAGCCTAATAAACGATTGGTCGAACTCAAAAAATGGCGCATGTCGTCGTAGGTATGAAAACCAATTAGGTCGGCTCCCAGCATACCTTCTATAATCTCCCGTCGCCAGGGCAGTAACCGAAATATTTCGAAGGAGGGAAACGGAATATGTTGAAAAAACCCGATACTCACGCCGGGGAGCTTTTCCCGGATAAGTTGAGGCACTAAAAGTAACTGGTAATCATGCACCCAAATGGTATCTTCGGGTTGAGCGAACTTTAGAACTTCATCGCAGAATTTCTGATTTACCGCCACGTAGGCTTCCCAGAGCTGCTGCTCGTAAATGGCATACTGGCTGAAATAATGAAAAGTAGGCCATAGGGTTTCGTTACTAAAGCCTTCGTAGTATTCCTTCACTTCGGTTTCGGTCAGAAATACCGGTTGCATGTTTTCCTTTAACAAAGCTCCTCTAACATATTCCTGGTCTTGTTCTTCTTCTAAAACTAAGCCCGGCCAGCCCACCCATAAATTATCCCCTTGTTTATACACCGAGCCTAAGCCCGTGGCTAAGCCGCCTTCACTTGGCTCCAAAGTAATACCTTCTTCTTTTTTCTGTGCTTTTAACGGAAGCCGGTTAGATACAATAATAATTCGTGACATAAGTTTGTTTCGCCTTTTTATCTGATTAACCATCTTATAAAATAAAGCATAACATCTTCTTTATTTCATAAGCATCTACATAGGAATAGCCAAAGCTTTATCCTATATGAATAGTAGACCTTATACGCAGCAAACAAATATTGGCCTTAATTTAACGTAAACTTCATTTTCAATTTTGCGCTTCTATAACTACGAGTTGTTTACAAATAGAGCAACGGCTCATTTCCTTTTGGCGATAAGCAGTTGGCTTAAAAAAGAAGCAGACCGATTAAACCCGAAAGCATGTACTCTGACATACAACTCCGAAGATGTGATTCTCTTCATCCCTAGAAAGAATTTTTACTACCAGTTTCGGAAGGTAGAAACTTAGAAAAGCAACATCCGGGAACAGCTACTTACTCTAGTAACTATAAGTTGCACTTAAAATCGTTAGGCAGCTATTTTCAATTTCTGTGACACGTAGAGCCGTTCCGGTAAGTCCGGCGTAATTACCAGTAAAAACAAACTGGCTACTCGCGTTTCCAGCGGAAAAATTGCGCATAATTTGCGCATTCTCCCATCATTGTTACTCTGTAATGGTAGCCAGCAGCAGGATATCCGTAGCATCTGAGCGTTTAGAAATAGTGGCCGCGGGCAGTTCTTTTCGTAGCCAAATAGTAAATGTAGCCTGATCGGTAACTTGCACCCGGTAACGTTGCCCGGTATTTGGAGGAACTGCCTGCCGCAGAACCGGGGCCAGTTTTGGCGGATTACTTTTTACCGCCGGAGGAAAAACTTGTTGGGCCAGGCCGCTACCCGGTCAAATAAGTAAAAATAAAAGTAGCCAGCTATTCTGCTTGCGGCAATCCTTACTCCCACAAACTGTATTCCTAAATCTAAACCCCCAATTTTAATTTCTGAAGTACCTTATTCAAATATAAAGTAGGGGTGCGTAACAACCTCTTATAACCGCATACCTTTTGCGTAAGATACGGCTCCTTATAGAAAAAGTCGTGTGTTAAAGAAAATGCCTGATATTTTAGCTAATTTTTGCGGATTGAGTATTCACGCGGGTAGATTTTACCAGTGTCTTTCTGTTCTTTTTTTATAATGGTTGGCAAACGGGACAGAAATACGTGGTTCGGCCACCCACTTTTATAATTTCCAAGGGAGTACCGTGCCGGGGACAGATTTGCCGTTCGGAAGCAGTAGTTAGAACCGTATCGTCCCACCCGCGGGCATGAATCAGAAATAGTTTCGGGAAAGTCTGGTAAACTGCTTCGTGTTCGATGGCCGTTTGTAAAACTAATTGGATAGCCTGGTGTAGTTGTTTAAATTCCCGCGAACTTAGTGTATTTGCCGGTTTGGCCGGGTGTATCTTTGCTTGAAATAATACTTCATCGGCAATCCAGTTACCAATCCCCGCCAGTATTTTCTGATCCAGCAACAAAGGTTTTATGGGCGCTTTGCGTTTCTCTAAACTAGTTTGCAATTGTGGTAACGTAATATCCAGAGCATCGGGGCCTAAACCTTTCCTTTGTTGGTATTCTTCCACTGAAGTTGCCAAACCAATTCGTCCGAATTTACGCGAATCGATAAAAGCCAGCCGGAACCCGTTACTGAAATAAAAAACAACCCGGGCAAACCGGGGGGTGTCTTCTTCGTTGCGGTAATAAGCCAAATCGCCAGTCATTCCAAAATGCAGCACCAAAATTTTACCCGAATTTAAAGTAATTAAAAAATGCTTCCCGATGCGGTGCGTACCGATAAACTGAGTTCCTTTTAAGGCTTGAAGTATGGTATCGTAATCCGTAGTTAGTTGGCGACGCGGATCTTCGGCTTTTAGATCTACTACCGTTTGGCCAAGCGCTGTTTCTTCAAAATAACGACGATAAGTTTCTACTTCGGGCAGTTCGGGCATAAAAATTTTTTATTAAATAACCGTGCGGGTTCTAATAAGTTTTCTGGTTTTTCATGAAAATTCCCCTCCTAAGCGTTAGGGTGGTTAATTATGTATCAGAACAGTCCCCCTTTGAAGGAGGTTGGGGATGATTTTATTTTTACTTCTTTCCGTTGAGACTGTGCCAGTCTCAACGGAAAGCAGCGCTGATGCAGCTTCTACGGTCCGTGTTTTGCCTCGTGGCCGGCGGGCCTCGTTTGACTCTCTCGGGCCTTCTAGACTTCCTTTCCTCCTTCGTCGGAATGCCTCGTTCCTCGGCACCGGAATTCTAGAAGGCCCTCTAGAGCCAAACTGGTGTCAGTTATTCTTTGCTCTTGCTTTTACCAAATTTTGCTTCATTTATAACAATTCTATTCATATTTTTTGTAGAGAAGCTTGGTTCATTTAAATAATGAATCAGAAAAGCGAAAGATAAAATTAAGTAAAAAGCTAATCCAGAAACCGGACGGTGATGAAGCTGTTGGTGTTACGGCCTTGATCGTCGAGGCAGGAGATTTTGTAACGGCCGGCTTTTTCGGGAGTAAAAAACAAATTTCGATTAGCAGCGGCGGCCTGGAATAATTTATCATTGATGTACCAGTATACTTGTTTTACCTCGTTGTGGGCATTACAGTGCAGCATGAGTTTTTGCTTTTCGGCGCTTTCCAGTAAATACTCCATATCCGGAGCCGGAGCCGTAATGACCGGGGCAAACTCACTGAAAATGCGCGGACATTGGGGATTATGCGCCGGAATTTTCGCGTACGGAATATGCTCAGCTTCGTAAAAAGTAAGTATTTCGGGCGCATAATTGGGGTACCATTTTCGGAGATAGCCACTCTCGGGCAAGCAAGTAGTACAATACGCAAATTTCTCATCTACGGAAATAGTTACTTCTTTCAAATGTTCGCATTTCTTAACCGGCGAAATGCCGGGTAAGTACGCATCCAATACGCGGTCGGGGCAAAAATCATTAGCGGGTTGGCCACTGACCAGGCAAACGCTGCGCCGGGCTAAGTTAGCGGGAGCCGTAAACCAGTCGTTACTGGAATTATAGTCGATGGTATTAAAAATATCAAATAAAAGCGGGGTCGCTGAGTCCGTGCCATTGAGTTCCGGTACGCCTTCCCCGGAAAAATTTCCTACCCATACACCCACCGTATATTTTTTATTATAGCCAATACTCCAGGCATCTTTGCGGCCGTAGGAAGTACCCGTTTTCCAGGCTATTTTGGGTAAATGGCCGCTATTCTGAAAATTATGTGGTAAATCGGGACGCTGCAATTGGGTTAAAATCTGGTTGACAATGTAACTGGCCGCCGGCGATATTACCTGGCGTTTAAAATTTAATTTTTCGGTTTGCAACCACCGCAAAGGTGTGTACCTACCCTGATTAGCCAATGCCGCATACAAAGCCGTTAATTCTTCGAGCTTTACCCCGCAACCACCCAGTATTAACGACAAACCCAATTGGTTACCGTCTTTTTTAATCTGGGTAAACTCAGCTTGTTTTAGTTTGTCTACAAATGCAGGTACCCCAACCTGGTCGAGAATTTTTACCGCCGGAATATTCAGAGAAGTAGCCAGTGCGTATTCCATGGTGATATTCCCGTTGTAATTACCAAAATAATTTTCGGGTCGGTAGCCGGCGTAATCCACGGGCACATCGCTGATAACCGTGCGCGGAGTAATGAATCCTTTATCGAAAGCAACGGCGTACAAAAACGGCTTTAAAGTACTACCCGGCGATCGGATGGCCCGTACGCCATCTACTTGCCCCCCGTATTCACTGTCGGAAAAATCAGCGGAACCTAAGTACGCTTCCACGGCTTTGGTTTGATTATTAATTACCAGCACCGAAGCATTGCGGATATTTTTAGTACGTAGTTGCGGCAAGTAATTATAGGCGAGTTGGCTTACTTTTTCCTGAATAGTACGATTAAGATTGGTTTTTAGAATAGCTTGATTAGGATACTGCCGTAACAAACGGTAAGCAAATTGGGGCGCTACCTGCGGCGCTTCGGTGCGAACGGCCACTAAGGGTTCGTTTATAGCATCCGTTAGTTCTTTTTCCGGAAACGCTTTTTGCCGGGCAAAATACCGGAGCCACTTGTTCCGGAAAGCAACAATGCGGTTGTTTTGTAACCCAATGCGCAGCGACGAAGGTTTATTCGGGATAACAGTTAAAGTAATTGCTTGCGCCAGATTCAACTCTTGCGGCGATTGCTGAAAATATAAAACGGAAGCGGCTTTTACCCCTTCAATGTTTCCTCCGAAGGGCACCAGATTCAAGTATAAAGTTAGGATTTCGTCTTTGCTGTAAAGCCACTCCAGCTGCAAAGCCCGGAACAATTCTATTACCTTATTTTTGAGCGTTCTTTCTTTAGGATACAGCAAACGCGCCACCTGCATGGTAATGGTAGAAGCACCCGAAGTAGTTTTACCCGAAACAACATTGTTTGCTAGTGCTCGCCCCAGGGCCATCGGGTTTATTCCGGGATGATAGTAGAAATAACGATCTTCTTTCAGCAGGATAGCTTTTTTCAGCAAAGAATTAATTTCGCTGGTTTGCAATTGCATGCGCCATTTATCATCCGGACTCAGAAAAGCATTTATTACGCTGCCATCGCTAGCGGTAATTACCGGCGAATACGCCATTTGAACCCGCAAGGGAAACAGAACATTCAGGAGTAAAAAAATTCCGATTAAACCCGCCAGCGCACCAGCAAACCATTGTAACCAAACCGCAATTTTTCCGGGTTTAAATAGTAAATGAATAATACGAGAATTGATAAATCGGGCTATATTCCGCCACATGTTGCTTCTAACCAGTTTATAAAAAAACGAGGCGTTACTTCAATTATTACGGATAAGTAGGCAAGTAACTTTACGCACTTACCAGTTAGTTTTTAATATACTTAGTATTTACTTAAAAAGTAATCTGGGAAGCTATTACCACCTGCTCGAGTTACCTTAAGTATACTCCCTGAATATTTTGCCTAAGATAAAAATTGTAACAATTAAAAGAAGTTCCGCTGGTGCGAGTGTCCTCACTCGTGTCTACTATCCGGGAGGCCTCTAGCCGGGCGAACGGATAAACTTATAATAAAACCAATTAAATCAAATTCCTAGCGGCCAAAGGCCGGACGATAAACATCACGAGCGAGGACGCTCGCGATAGAATTTTATTACCTTAATTTATCTACTCTGGGCGCTAAGTTAGTTGTTTATATTCCACTCCTATATACACCAGCCTTACTCCATTCATTTTTTATAAAGATAATTTTTTCGTGCTATTTATGCAGAGTTCGGGTAAATACTTATCTTCCTTTTTAACTCTGGTAAAACATGAAAAAATCAGTTGTTTATTTCTTTCTCAGCGCGCTTACTCTGGCGAATTTACCTTTACTAAACGTAAATGCTCAGGAAAATTTTAATTACGACGAAGCAAAAGTAGGCACCTATCTACTACCGTCTCTCCTGCAAACTCCCGACGGGAAAAAAATAACCTCATCTACCCAATGGAACAATCTGCAGCGGCCCGCGCTTTTAAAGTTATTTGCGGATAATGTATACGGCCGATTACCGGGTAAACCCCGAGGCTTGCATTTTAAAGTAAATCTCGAAGATAAAGCCGCCCTGGGTGGCAAAGCTATTCTAAAACAAATTACGATTTACTTTACCCCTGCCGACACCGGAGCGAGCATGGACGTGTTGCTGTATTTACCGAAACAAGTTAAAGGCCCGGTGCCCGTGTTTGCGGGTCTTAATTTTAAAGGTAACCACACGGTGCATACCGATCCGCAGATTAAAATTACGAAACGCTGGGTAGCCGATGATAAAAATGCCGGCATTACAGGTAACCGGGCCAACGAAAATACTCGAGGCTTGCAGGCCAGCCGTTGGGTAGTAGAAGAAATAATAGCGCGTGGTTATGGTTTAGCGACTGCTTATTACGGCGACCTGGAACCCGACCACCCCGAAGGTTGGCAAACCGGCATTCGGAGCCAGCTAAGTAAATCCTTACAAATTCAGCCCAACGAGTGGGGAGCGATTGGCGCCTGGGCCTGGGGCATGAGCCGCATGATGGATTATTTCGAAACCGACCCAGCTATAAACGCTAAAAAAGTAGCTTTACAGGGGCATTCCCGCATTGGCAAGGCCGCTCTTTGGGCCGGAGCCAACGACACGCGTTTTGCCATGGTAATTTCTAACGAATCCGGTGAAGGTGGGGCCGCTTTGGCGCGCCGTTGGTACGGCGAAACGGTTGCCCGGTTAAATTCCGCTTTTCCGCATTGGTTCAGTCCTAATTACAAGAAATTCAACGACAAACCAAATGAGCTTCCGGTAGACCAACATCAGTTATTAGCTCTAATCGCACCCCGCCCTTTGTATGTTGCCAGCGCTCAGGAAGACCAATGGTCGGACCCGAAAGGTGAGTTTTTGAGCGCCCAAGCAGCCTTACCAGCTTATCAGTTATTTGCTAAGAAGGTAATCCATCAAAATGAAATGCCCGGCTTAAATCAGCCCGTCGGGGAAACTGTTCGTTATCACAACCGCAGCGGCAAACACGATGTTACCCTTTATGATTGGCAGCAATACCTAGACTTCGCCGATAAGCATTTTGGTAATAAGCAGTAATTAGAACAGATAAATTTTATTTTTTAAATATGGAAAGCTCCCCGACTTGGATAAGGAGGGGTTGGGGGTGGTAAATTCCAGAACATATTTCCTCCCAATGGCTCTCTGCCCCTGCTAGCAGTTTCTAGTAGTAGATGCCTTTTCTAGTTTCATCCAGAAAGGCACGGAAGTAGCTTCCGCGCCATTAGAATATTTAGTGTAAGACAATGCAGTTAGATTACCTATTTTAAAACTATTAAACCTATATCTATAAAAACTCCCATTCCTTAAAAGTGGCGGCTTGTCCTTGGTAAGTACCGGTACCATCGTACATATTCCAGAGAATAGCCTTTTTGATGATGAACCGTTTGCCGGTACTGGAAATACGCACGCCGTTGTAGTTAGAGATAAAACCTTTTTGTCTGGCTTCCTCCAGCATTGCTTGTCTTTCGGCTACCGCCACGGGTTCAGCCGATAAGCGGGATGGTAGTTGCGTAAAATCGGACCAGGACATTTCCCAAAGGTGCTGGGCCATTTGGTTAGCGTAATTAAATAGGGGGTCAGGTTGTGTGCCGTGCGATAATAGTACAAAAGGAGCAGCATATAAATTTTGCGCCAGTTCTTCAGCAGTAAAACGTCCTTTCAAAAGCGTTTGTCCGGTAACCCGCTTAAAAGAGTGAGCTAATAAGGCGCTGTGCTGAATAAGAATATCGCTCCGTGAAGTCATTTTAGCTAGTTATGCTTTTGGCTATTTGCGCCAGAAAATTAAGTAATTCGACGGATGATTGAAAAATAGTGCGGCAATATTGCGTGGAAACGCTTAACATTGCCGTCAGTTAATTTAGTGCGAATATGTTATGGCGCTCTCTTACCGCAGAATAATTGTAAAAATAGGTTCGAACGTACTCACCCAGGAAAACGGCATGCCCGACACCGCCCGCATGCAACACCTGGTAGAGCAAATAACGCAATTAAAAAAACAAGGCAAAGAGGTAATTGTCGTATCGTCCGGGGCAGTAGCTTCGGGGCGGAGTTTAATTAAAGTTTCGGAGAAAGCCGATGCTGTGACCAGCCGGCAGTTGCTGGCCGCGGTGGGCCAAGTAAAACTCATTAATACGTACTCCGAGCTTTTCAGCCAACACGAACTGGTTTGCGCGCAGGTGCTCGTTACCAAAGAAGATTTCCGCGATCGCCAGCATTACCTCAACATGAAAAACTGTTTTCAGGTATTGCTGCAAAATAATGTTATTCCGATTGTAAACGAGAATGATGTAATATCGGTAACCGAACTCATGTTTACGGATAATGACGAACTGGCCGGTTTAATTGCCTCTATGCTTAACGCCGATGCGTTAATTATTCTGAGCAACGTCAACGGTATTTACAACGGCGATCCCAAAAATCCCGAATCACAAGTAATTACGGAAGTTAAACCGGAGGCAACTGGTTTTGGCGCTTTTGTTACAGCCCAACGGTCGCAGTTTGGCCGGGGCGGCATGCTTACCAAAAGCCACATGGCCCACAAAGTGGCCCAACTGGGTATTGCCGTGCACATTGCAAACGGCAAAACAGAAGATATTTTGCCAAAAGTTTTGCGCGAAGAAGTGGTAAATACCCGCTTTCTGCCGAGTAAAACTACTTCCGGCCGTAAGAAATGGATTGCTCATTCCGAGAATTACGCCAAAGGAGCCGTGCAAATGAATGCCGGTGCTAAAGCTGCCCTTACCTCCGCCAAGGCTACCAGTTTACTCCCCATTGGCATTATTAAAATTTTGGGTGAATTTCAGAAAGGAGATATTATTAAACTGCTCGATGAAAACCAGAAATTGATCGGCCAGGGAATTGCCGAATATGGCTCAGAAAAAGCCCATGAACGACTCGGCCAACAAAACCAAAAACCGCTGGTACACTACGATTACCTATTTTTAAATGCGGAAATTGGGTAAATAACCATAATAAAACCTTTAGGTTATTACTTTTCCTTAATTTCGATTGCAGGATAAAATAACCTAGACCTTTTTAAAACAAGTGAAAAAATAACCGGCAGTAACTAAGAGAAACAGACACCAGTTTGGGCGAGGCGGGCCTTTAGCGAATCCGGTCCCGACAGGTGTTGGGATACCGCAGCGCAGCGAGGAAAGAGCGGCAGCCCGAATGACCAAACGAGGCCCGCCGGCCACGAGGCAATCAGGTTACGGCTCAAACAAGATAGCACCAGAGCCTGGAGACTGGAAAAGGCTCCACAGAAAAGCAGTTGTTAAAAAATATAGTACCATCATAATGTACCTTAAAACAAATTCATCATTTGTTTTATTTCAAATACCATGACCTTACAAGACACCTTTAAAAATACCCAAAAAGCCAGTCAGAACCTGGGGCTATTACCAGCCGAAAAAATTAATACCATTCTGCTAGACTTAGCCGATGCGGCCGTTGCCCAAACGCCTTTCATCCTCACCGAAAACGAGAAAGATTTGGCCCGCATGGATATAAACGATCCCAAGTACGATCGGCTGAAACTAACCGCTGCCCGCCTGGAAGATATTGCCCAAGACCTCCGCAATGTAGCCGGTTTACCCTCTCCGCTTGGTCATATTTTGTTGCAGAAAGACTTACCGAATGGTCTGGAAATATCCAAAATAAGTGTGCCTCTAGGCGTAATTGGCATTATTTACGAAGCCCGGCCTAACGTAACTTTCGATGTGTTTTCGCTGTGCCTGAAAACCGGTAATGCCTGTATTTTAAAAGGGGGCAGCGATGCCGCCGCTTCTAACGCGGCTATTTTATCGGTTATTCACCAGGTATTATCCCAGCACCAGGTAGATACCAATATAGTAGCTTTGCTGCCGACCGACCGCCAGGCTACCGAAGCTTTGCTGCAAGCCCGCGGGTACGTAGATGTACTTATTCCCCGGGGCAGTCAGGCTTTAATTGATTTTGTGCGGCAAAATGCCAAAATACCGGTAATTGAAACCGGGGCAGGTATTGTGCATACTTTCTTTGATGAAACCGGCAACCTCGAAAGAGGCAAAGCCATTATTGCCAATGCCAAAACCCGCCGGGTAAGCGTTTGCAACGCCTTAGATTGCCTGCTGGTTCACCAAAACCGCTTAAACGATTTGCCCGCCTTAACCGCTCCGCTGGCCGAGAAGCAAGTAGAAATTTTTGCCGATGAAGCGGCCTACGCGGTATTAAAAGAAAATTACCCAACGGAATTACTCAAACCGGCCCAGGAAGAACATTTTGGCACCGAGTTTCTGTCGTTAAAACTAGCTTTGAAAACCGTTACTAATTTAGAGGAAGCCTTGGCCCACATTGCCGCTTATTCTTCTAAACACAGCGAAGCCATTATTTCGGAGGATGCCGCGAATGTGGCGCAGTTTTTAAACAGCGTAGATGCTGCCGCGGTATACGCCAATACCTCAACGGCCTTTACCGACGGAGCCCAGTTTGGCTTGGGTGCCGAAATTGGCATTAGTACCCAAAAACTGCACGCCCGCGGCCCTATGGGTTTAGAAGAACTCACCAGCTACAAATGGGTAGTAAAAGGTAATGGCCAAATAAGGGCGTAAGGAAAATAAAGGCCTTTTGGGTAGAGCAGTAGCGCTGGATAAATGGTAAAGTCTATACAAAAATTTATGCAACTGTATGACGTATTTTGTATTGTTGCTGCGTCGACCATACAAAAAAGCGTAGGGCGCATTTTGTATGGTCGTATTCTTAAATTCTATGCAATAAATTGCTTCTAATTCTCCATTTGCATAAAATCGGGTAAATACATGCGGCAATACAACTTTTTGCCAGTATTTAAAACATGCGTATATTTAAGAGTTAGCAGCAACAATATGACGACATTGAAAAAGAAAATATTAGCATTGATATTTGCAGTTTTCAGTCTGACGGCTTGCAACAATTCAAACAGACAGAACAATCTTGTAAATGAAACTTCAACGGTTGACACTTTAGCGAATACTAAAGAAGGTTCAAATGTAAATGCCATCGACACTGTTTCCTACGACTACTCTTACTTCCCTATTGACAGCCTTTTTACGACCAAAGTTTTGACAGTTGGAACGTTTCACGATGACGAAGTTTGGGAAAGTGCAGACAAAGAAAAATGGTTCGGACTTTTTAAAAGAAAAGCAGGTTTTTACCTTCAAGAAACTAAACTGAAAACAAAAAGAGTTTATGACCAAATCGTGGACGAGAATGAAAATGAAAAAACTGGTTGGGGAGTTCAAACAATGAATAAAGACACTTCAATTATTTTAATTGAGGCTTCAAAATTTTTGACACCTCATAGTGTTCAACAAGCTATTTTATCAAAAGAACAAGTATTTCCTGGCGACACTTTACGAATTAACTATTTAGGTATTGACTATAAAATATTTGCGACAGGACGAAAAAAGAAAGTGCAAGACGACCC
This region includes:
- the proB gene encoding glutamate 5-kinase; translated protein: MALSYRRIIVKIGSNVLTQENGMPDTARMQHLVEQITQLKKQGKEVIVVSSGAVASGRSLIKVSEKADAVTSRQLLAAVGQVKLINTYSELFSQHELVCAQVLVTKEDFRDRQHYLNMKNCFQVLLQNNVIPIVNENDVISVTELMFTDNDELAGLIASMLNADALIILSNVNGIYNGDPKNPESQVITEVKPEATGFGAFVTAQRSQFGRGGMLTKSHMAHKVAQLGIAVHIANGKTEDILPKVLREEVVNTRFLPSKTTSGRKKWIAHSENYAKGAVQMNAGAKAALTSAKATSLLPIGIIKILGEFQKGDIIKLLDENQKLIGQGIAEYGSEKAHERLGQQNQKPLVHYDYLFLNAEIG
- a CDS encoding glutamate-5-semialdehyde dehydrogenase, which gives rise to MTLQDTFKNTQKASQNLGLLPAEKINTILLDLADAAVAQTPFILTENEKDLARMDINDPKYDRLKLTAARLEDIAQDLRNVAGLPSPLGHILLQKDLPNGLEISKISVPLGVIGIIYEARPNVTFDVFSLCLKTGNACILKGGSDAAASNAAILSVIHQVLSQHQVDTNIVALLPTDRQATEALLQARGYVDVLIPRGSQALIDFVRQNAKIPVIETGAGIVHTFFDETGNLERGKAIIANAKTRRVSVCNALDCLLVHQNRLNDLPALTAPLAEKQVEIFADEAAYAVLKENYPTELLKPAQEEHFGTEFLSLKLALKTVTNLEEALAHIAAYSSKHSEAIISEDAANVAQFLNSVDAAAVYANTSTAFTDGAQFGLGAEIGISTQKLHARGPMGLEELTSYKWVVKGNGQIRA